From the genome of Naumannella halotolerans, one region includes:
- a CDS encoding GAF domain-containing sensor histidine kinase — protein sequence MTTAEPLGPDVAALTGVRSGKRSFYRAYRRSDERLERTVEAMDAISRALVRTVEGPRGVLEEIARTAAHHLQADWVLLGLVDGALPGALPRMMIIDAELQVRTDTEGLPVPIDRLAATLRRGRPDLSDGWIGTPMTLGNTEVGYLLALPSPADLSEPADLSVLGILANLAAVSLHTSQQYQAGQQMHRQARELYAQADLRTRELAERTAELNQAQERLTLAQQRELLDAERHRIARELHDSVTQVVLSAGMSLELVRGSLSDPDFDPGLAARSLESAKQLCGQAVEQLRRAIYALHQPHHETVASLPDLLNEVAAHHRPGLDVRVRMVGTPCPIPADASHELARAVGEALFNVSAHAEATRAVIRLRYGPQDLLVAVADDGKGRAADLTEALARSRESVVDGRHRGLANIESRVAELGGEVRFSQSRIGGPRLEMHLPLPLRVGPGVISGLVGPHQPADRSRS from the coding sequence ATGACCACTGCCGAACCCCTCGGCCCCGATGTGGCCGCACTGACCGGTGTGCGGTCGGGCAAGCGCTCCTTCTACCGTGCCTACCGCCGCTCCGACGAACGGCTGGAACGCACCGTCGAGGCGATGGACGCGATCTCCCGGGCGCTGGTCCGGACCGTCGAGGGCCCCCGTGGGGTGCTGGAGGAGATCGCCCGTACCGCGGCCCATCACCTGCAGGCCGATTGGGTGCTGCTCGGTCTGGTCGACGGTGCCCTGCCGGGTGCGCTGCCGCGGATGATGATCATCGACGCGGAGTTGCAGGTACGTACCGACACCGAGGGCCTGCCCGTACCGATCGACCGGCTGGCCGCGACCCTCCGCCGCGGCCGACCCGACCTCTCCGATGGCTGGATCGGCACCCCGATGACGCTGGGCAACACCGAGGTGGGATATCTGCTGGCGCTGCCCAGTCCGGCCGACCTGTCCGAACCGGCTGATCTGTCGGTCCTCGGCATCCTGGCCAACCTCGCCGCGGTCAGCCTGCACACCTCCCAGCAGTATCAGGCCGGTCAGCAGATGCACCGGCAGGCACGGGAGCTGTATGCCCAGGCCGATCTGCGGACCCGCGAACTGGCCGAACGGACCGCCGAGCTGAATCAGGCCCAGGAGCGGCTGACGCTGGCCCAACAGCGGGAGTTGCTCGACGCCGAGCGGCACCGGATCGCCCGCGAACTGCACGACAGCGTGACCCAGGTCGTGCTGTCGGCAGGGATGTCACTGGAACTGGTCCGGGGCTCACTGAGCGATCCCGATTTCGATCCCGGCCTGGCCGCCCGCAGTCTGGAGTCGGCCAAACAGCTGTGCGGACAGGCGGTCGAGCAGCTGCGACGCGCCATCTATGCCCTGCATCAACCCCACCACGAGACCGTCGCCTCTCTGCCGGATCTGCTGAACGAGGTGGCGGCCCATCACCGACCCGGTCTGGACGTCCGGGTCCGGATGGTCGGCACCCCCTGCCCGATCCCGGCCGATGCCAGTCACGAGCTGGCCAGGGCCGTCGGTGAGGCCCTGTTCAACGTCAGCGCCCATGCCGAGGCGACCCGGGCGGTGATCCGACTCCGCTACGGACCCCAGGACCTGTTGGTCGCCGTCGCCGACGACGGCAAGGGCAGGGCCGCCGACCTGACCGAGGCCCTCGCGCGCTCCCGGGAGTCGGTGGTCGACGGGCGACACCGCGGTCTGGCGAACATCGAGAGCCGGGTGGCCGAACTCGGCGGCGAGGTCCGGTTCAGCCAGTCCAGGATC
- a CDS encoding iron-containing alcohol dehydrogenase has product MGASMTKARSVETARRSPDDPTVPTATLRTTPIAHGAPIPERDEVGLLKFQAPEVVFGHDSLAEAGHATARLGGQRPLVVTDPGIIEAGWLDELIMHLREAGLRPSVWSQVSPNPKDHEIRAAHEYYCATGSDVIVALGGGSCIDAAKGVAVLSSNDGDILSFAGLDKVRNPIPPTVMIPTTSGTGADVSQFCIVTDTARSVKVTMIGRALVPDVSITDPRLLSTMPDDLGASTGLDALTHGVEAFVSLAHNPLTDMHALAAVRLVTGNLQQMVSRQAEQARQQMAQASLNAGLAFTNAILGATHAMSHQVGGLLDAPHGLINGVLLPHVIRFNARAAPERFVDLALAAGLPAHGMPGLEAAELLAERVRALADEVGVPKGLRALGVTEEQLPEMAQGTLDDACLTTNPRSSSAAEIESLFRAAL; this is encoded by the coding sequence ATGGGCGCTTCAATGACGAAGGCCCGGTCGGTCGAGACCGCCCGGCGATCCCCGGACGACCCGACCGTACCGACCGCGACCCTACGAACGACCCCGATCGCCCACGGTGCGCCGATCCCCGAACGCGATGAGGTCGGCCTGCTGAAGTTCCAGGCCCCGGAGGTCGTGTTCGGCCACGACTCGCTCGCCGAAGCCGGACATGCCACGGCCCGGCTGGGCGGTCAGCGCCCGCTGGTGGTCACCGATCCCGGGATCATCGAGGCCGGCTGGCTGGACGAGTTGATCATGCATCTGCGCGAGGCCGGTCTGCGCCCGAGTGTCTGGTCGCAGGTGAGCCCGAATCCCAAGGACCACGAGATTCGCGCCGCCCACGAGTACTACTGCGCGACCGGATCGGATGTGATCGTCGCCCTGGGCGGCGGGTCCTGCATCGACGCAGCCAAGGGAGTCGCCGTCCTCAGCAGCAACGACGGCGACATCCTCTCCTTCGCCGGACTTGACAAGGTACGCAACCCGATCCCACCCACGGTGATGATCCCCACCACCTCCGGGACGGGTGCCGATGTGTCCCAGTTCTGCATCGTCACCGATACCGCGCGTTCGGTGAAGGTGACCATGATCGGTCGGGCACTGGTACCCGACGTCTCGATCACCGACCCGCGGCTGTTGTCCACGATGCCCGACGACCTGGGAGCCTCGACCGGTCTGGATGCCCTCACCCACGGGGTGGAGGCCTTCGTCTCCCTGGCGCACAACCCGCTGACCGATATGCACGCCCTGGCCGCGGTACGGCTGGTCACCGGGAACCTGCAACAGATGGTGAGCCGACAGGCCGAGCAGGCCCGGCAGCAGATGGCCCAGGCCTCCCTGAACGCCGGACTCGCCTTCACCAACGCGATTCTCGGCGCCACCCATGCCATGTCGCACCAGGTGGGTGGGCTGCTGGATGCCCCGCACGGGCTGATCAACGGGGTGCTGCTGCCCCATGTGATCCGTTTCAATGCCCGCGCCGCCCCCGAGCGGTTCGTCGATCTGGCGCTGGCTGCCGGACTCCCGGCCCACGGCATGCCCGGTCTGGAGGCAGCCGAACTGCTGGCCGAACGGGTACGCGCGCTGGCCGACGAGGTCGGTGTGCCGAAGGGACTGCGCGCGCTCGGGGTGACCGAGGAGCAACTGCCGGAGATGGCCCAAGGGACCCTCGACGATGCCTGCCTGACCACCAATCCCCGTTCCTCCTCGGCTGCCGAGATCGAATCACTGTTCCGAGCGGCGCTGTGA
- a CDS encoding mycofactocin-coupled SDR family oxidoreductase, with amino-acid sequence MNRQPDPARVALVTGAARGIGAAAVRRLVADGLRVVAVDACLGGVHDLPGVAHPLAGAEQLEAVVAPYPDAVVAVRADVRDLDALRAAAGTALERWGRLDAVVAAAAVISGGSPLWETPAEEARALIDIDAGGVWNTAVATVPHLLRSPDPSGARFVAIASAAGDRGLFGLSAYVVAKHAVVGIVRALAADLVGTGVTATAISPGSTRTDMLSATADIYGTGIDDLAQSQLIRTTLSPEDLAAVIGLAVSPAGRALNGGIVHADGGFS; translated from the coding sequence GTGAACCGCCAACCGGATCCGGCACGGGTGGCCCTGGTGACCGGTGCCGCCCGCGGGATCGGTGCGGCCGCGGTGCGACGCCTGGTCGCCGACGGCCTGCGGGTGGTCGCGGTGGACGCCTGTCTCGGCGGCGTACATGACCTGCCCGGGGTGGCGCACCCGCTGGCCGGTGCCGAACAACTCGAGGCGGTGGTCGCGCCGTACCCCGATGCCGTGGTCGCGGTACGGGCCGATGTCCGTGATCTCGATGCGCTCCGCGCCGCCGCCGGGACCGCGCTGGAACGCTGGGGAAGGCTGGATGCCGTGGTCGCCGCGGCAGCGGTCATCTCCGGTGGCTCACCGCTGTGGGAGACCCCGGCCGAGGAGGCGCGGGCACTCATCGACATCGACGCCGGTGGTGTGTGGAACACCGCTGTGGCGACCGTGCCGCACCTGCTGCGCAGCCCGGACCCCTCCGGCGCCAGGTTCGTCGCGATCGCCTCCGCCGCCGGCGACCGGGGACTGTTCGGCCTCTCGGCCTATGTGGTGGCCAAACATGCGGTGGTTGGAATCGTCCGTGCCCTGGCCGCCGATCTGGTCGGCACCGGAGTGACGGCCACCGCGATCTCCCCCGGTTCGACCCGGACCGACATGTTGTCGGCCACCGCCGACATCTACGGCACCGGGATCGACGACCTGGCTCAGTCCCAGTTGATCCGGACGACCCTCTCCCCCGAGGACCTGGCTGCGGTGATCGGGTTGGCCGTGTCCCCGGCCGGCCGGGCACTGAACGGCGGAATCGTCCACGCCGACGGTGGTTTCAGCTGA
- the mftD gene encoding pre-mycofactocin synthase MftD (MftD, an enzyme found in the mycofactocin biosynthesis locus, performs an oxidative deamination of 3-amino-5-[(p-hydroxyphenyl)methyl]-4,4-dimethyl-2-pyrrolidinone (AHDP). The resulting compound, now called pre-mycofactocin (PMFT), is a biologically active redox cofactor that can oxidize the non-exchangeable NADH of TIGR03971 family SDR-type oxidoreductases.), with protein sequence MANAWMETVAEAQRRAKKRLPGSVYSALLAGSEKGLSYADNINAFSELQFAPHVAGNHAERDLGTRVMGQDIALPVLISPTGVQAVHPDGEVAVARAAAARGTAIGLSSFASKPVEEVTAANPQTFYQMYWMGGRDVMAARMERARRAGAVGLIATLDWSFSYGRDWGSPAIPEKLDLKAMAQFAPEVITKPRWLLNFARSRSLPDLTTPNLTQDGPAPTFFGAYFEWMQSPPPTWDDIAWMVREWGGPFMLKGVSRIDDAQRAVDAGVSALSVSNHGGNNLDGTPGAIRMLGPVVDAVGEQIEVVMDGGVRRGNDVVKALALGAKAVMIGRAYLWGLAANGQAGVENVLDILRGGIDSTLLALGVGSVQELNREHILVPEDFTRTLGAHPSRALATD encoded by the coding sequence GTGGCGAACGCATGGATGGAGACGGTGGCAGAAGCCCAACGGCGGGCGAAGAAGCGACTCCCCGGATCGGTCTACTCCGCACTGCTGGCCGGGTCGGAGAAAGGCCTCAGCTATGCCGACAACATCAACGCCTTCTCCGAACTGCAGTTCGCCCCGCATGTCGCCGGCAACCACGCAGAACGTGACCTCGGTACCCGGGTGATGGGCCAGGACATTGCGCTGCCGGTGCTCATCTCCCCCACCGGCGTGCAGGCCGTCCACCCCGACGGTGAGGTGGCCGTCGCCCGGGCCGCAGCCGCCCGCGGTACGGCGATCGGCCTGAGCTCGTTTGCCTCCAAACCGGTCGAGGAGGTCACCGCCGCCAACCCGCAGACCTTCTACCAGATGTACTGGATGGGCGGCCGGGACGTGATGGCCGCGCGGATGGAACGGGCCCGCCGGGCTGGCGCCGTCGGACTGATCGCCACCTTGGACTGGTCGTTCTCCTACGGTCGTGACTGGGGCAGTCCGGCGATCCCGGAGAAGCTGGACCTGAAGGCGATGGCGCAGTTCGCACCCGAGGTGATCACCAAACCGCGTTGGTTGCTGAACTTCGCCAGGTCCCGGTCCCTGCCGGACCTGACCACACCGAACCTGACCCAGGACGGTCCCGCGCCGACCTTCTTCGGTGCCTACTTCGAATGGATGCAGTCGCCTCCCCCGACCTGGGACGACATCGCCTGGATGGTCCGGGAATGGGGCGGACCGTTCATGTTGAAGGGAGTCTCCCGGATCGACGACGCCCAGCGGGCCGTCGACGCCGGAGTGAGTGCCCTCTCGGTGTCCAACCACGGTGGCAACAATCTCGACGGCACGCCGGGTGCGATCCGGATGCTCGGACCGGTCGTCGACGCGGTCGGCGAGCAGATCGAGGTCGTGATGGACGGCGGGGTACGCCGCGGCAACGACGTGGTCAAGGCCCTCGCCCTGGGCGCCAAGGCGGTGATGATCGGCCGTGCCTATCTGTGGGGCCTGGCCGCCAACGGTCAGGCCGGGGTGGAGAACGTGCTCGACATCCTCCGCGGCGGGATCGATTCGACCCTGCTCGCCCTGGGCGTCGGCTCGGTACAGGAACTGAACCGCGAGCACATCCTCGTTCCCGAGGACTTCACCCGTACCCTCGGCGCACATCCCAGCCGTGCACTGGCGACCGACTGA